The genomic stretch CAGCCAATGCTTTCCTTGAGATTAGGCCACTGGGGCAGCAGCCTCATCCCTCCTGGAACCAGCTCCTGCCCCAAGGCCACTGACCTCTTTGGGTGCCTCAGTCTGAATGAACTCCTCGTAGATCTTTTTAGCCTTCTCCCCCATCTTCATGGGGGACTTGGTTTTCTTGTAGTCCTCGCAGGCCATCCAGAACTCGACATTCTCCTCACTGAACTCAGAGCGCAGGAAGCTGTGGAAGCTGGCGAGCCCATCTGTGGGGGGAGACAAGCCCTCACTGAGCACTGGTGGTCCCAGGGGGCTGACCCCTTGTTGAGCACCCGGGGGGGGACATGACCACAGGTGAATGTGAACTTACAGGGGTTTTGCAGGAGCTTCTCCAGGGAATCACGCCACTGCAGAGCCTCCTCCAGTGATGGCCTGAAGGGAGTAAAGAAAGCCCAGGTGGtccatgctcagcacagcaccgGTCTGGGCTCCAGGTTTTTAAACAGTTCCTTTAAAAATCAGGAGGAATGGAGTAACAAGCTGTGGACACTGTTGCAGAGTGAGAACAGTGATGGAGAAATGGGGATGCTACTATGCTGTACTCTCCTCCTGGGCACAGCCAAGAGCCAGGGAAGGTGAGGATGGGGCTGAATGGGCAAATTCCCTGGTGTCTGAGCAGAGATACGGTTGAACTGCGAATCGAGCCCCCTCTGCAGCCATggttcccttcctttccccagcacccatggatgggagggcagagcagggctctgcaggcagctggaaaGCATCACTATGTTTTTCCACCGGGATGGGGAAGGATGCTTCCTGCTGGAGGGGGCGGAAAGGCCGGATCATTCTAGCCCTGCACTGCCCGGTGGGGGTCAGCAGCCCTCAATTCCCACAGCCCTCTTGCCCCATTCCCACGGCCcgcagcagggcaggatgcgGCCCTggctcccttcctccccagtgAAAACCTTCGGTGTTCTTCATGTGTGTgggttttcctctctttttgtttcttcttttttaatgcaattcaTGTAGATGTGACAGTGTGACTAAagagcttgggggggggggacgatGACACGGACGGGGGTGGTGTTTGTAGTTCTGGGtcttgttggggttttcttaagCCCCAAGGAGTTTGACCACGCTGTCCTGGGGGGCACTGATGCCCCAGTTGCTGAGTGCTGGATTCACTGGAGGCCATCGCCACTCCCCATGGCCAATACAGCATTCAGgcttgttttgctgcttgtttggCTATGCACTGGGGCTAAACCCCTCTGGGTGAGCAGAGCAACCctgaggctggggggggggagcagtGGGCAGGACAACCTGCTGGTCCTGGGGACATTGGTGCTTCGGCAGTGGGTCTGGGGTAAGTGCAGATGCTCCCATTCAGCCGCCCTGCCCTGGCTTCAGCTGCGAGAGGAGTGTGGCAGAAATGCAAGGCTTGCTCAGGTTGGGTGTCGAGCCCTCACTTGTCATCAAACCGCCAGCAACCACAGTAAAGACCATGGTGGGGGCTCTGGTCATTCACTTTCTGCACCTCAAATTGCATTTGCACTTGCCACCAAGGATGAAAAGCTCTCCCTGCCCCTGTGTTCCTGGCAGGCGTCTCCCCACCCTGGTGAGGGGGAGCATCACTGCAGGTACCCAACACAATCCAGATTTCCTGGAAACTACCAAATCCATTTTTCCATTAGCTGAATGTCCCAGGGATGAAATTAACTCTGAGCAAGATGCTGACGGATGAGTGATACAGAGACTCCACAGTGCAGGAGAAAACTCCTCCAGCCAGCGGGTTGTGAAGATGTTCTCCGGTTTTCTGCACAGACAGCTAATGGGGACAAATGTGTCTCCTTCGCAGGCATCCAGGGCACGCCAGCGACAGTGTGAAATGCACTGTCTGTCGGGGCTCTGCCTGACCTGCCTGGCCCACGCAGCTCTCATTGAGCAGCGCTGCAGCAGACAGGCACAGCACTGGCAAGTGTCCCTGTGCTCTCTGTGGGCTCTCATCAGGGTGAGCAGGTTGTTCATCTGcactttgggttgttttggggtttcttttcgCTTGTTTGGAGTTTTTAGCAATCCCTTGGCAGAGGGTTACTGGCCTAGAGTAACATTGCCTGGGCTGAAATGGACAGGTGTAAAACAAAAAGTCATGATTTTTAAGAGGAAATAGAAACCTGGCCTCATGAAGAGTGGGCATGAGCTTCTCCTGGTTTTCATTGTGACATGACCACTCAAACCCTTCAAGATGAGCTCTTGCTCCCGGTGCCAAGAGCCAGGCTGGCTGGGCCAGTCAGCCTCCTACCTCCAGCACATCAGTCTGGGTGCTGTCAGGCTTGGGTCCTCCAGCACTGTCTgtgcagccccagggcaggggcaTTGTCTCCAGGACAGTCACACACATCTGATGGTGACAGGGTTGAGGGGTGCCTGAAAAGTggccaggcagcagctcaggcacCTGGCTCAGCTACCTGAGGCTGTATTGGAGGTACCACAGGCAAGACCACCATCATATGGCCAGGAAGCCATCCTGCTTCTAGATTTAAGCTAACATTTGTTTCCAAggtttgttttccctcctttgAACTGTTaatcctgcagcacagctcatcAGCCTCTCCAGCTTCTCCTCTTCTTTGCTTTATCATTAGCCCAGCTCAGTGCCGAAGTGCAGAGGCTCGGGATGAAGGCAATAAGGTGAGAAGGTGCCATCATCACAGAGCTGCCCAGAGCCAGGCATCACACTGCGGGGCCATGCACACAGCCTGGGGACACACTGCCATGTTGAAACCAGCAGACTGTGCAAAGCTGGCACCCCTGGGCTGAGGCGGGTGACTCAAAGAAGTCCAAATGCCTCTGGCAAAACCTTATCAAATAATGTGAAATCTCATCAGAAGTAAATTGAGTTTCCATGAGAAATCTGGTTTCCATAAAGCTGCATTGCCTGACACGTCTCATGTTGCCCTGACATAAATGTCTGGGCCCACATCTAACTCATGGGTCATGAGGACCATGTCACGAGCTGCCTGCCATGTAAAGCCTGCTGTGCCTGCTAGCAGCAGGGGCTTCAGCTCCTTCTCGTCCACCTCTCCAGCCAGGCATGGGTGCGTGCACAGCCCACCCCAGCACAGTACTCACTTCTGGGCCTTGGGAGGCTTCTCGGGCTTCTCTGGATAGGGGATAATGAAGTCAATGGCCGAGTCAGGTTTCTGGAGCAATGTGCCCAGCTTGGTCTTGATCTCCTTGGCCCTGCAAGAAGGGATGAGCAAAGGCAGGTCAGGTGGAAGGGATGGGACAGTGGCGATGGTCCCTGCTGGCGCCTGCATGGACCCTAGCACAGCCACTGGTGAGGTACAAAGCTGTGTAATTAATTAGACATGAATAAATGGACCCTAATGCTGTAAAGGTGCCTGGCTAAAACATTTCAAACCGGGCACTCTGAATTAGCGGCAGTGCTTGATCTTGATCTTGATGGCTTTGCTTTGTCCCCATCTGTGGCCAGGATAATTGCATCAGTGGAGTTGGCTGTTCCGAGGATGAATTAGGGGACATGTGCGCAGCACTTGGTTTCTATAGTGATGAGCCCAGTGGAAATGCTGGTGAGGAGGTGCAGAAGCTGCCTTCAGAGAGGAGGCTGTGCAGGATGCTGTGATGGGCTGCACGGCAGTGCCTGCCCCACACCTGTCCATGTTGTGCCTGCCAGCCCTGCGTTGCCATCAATGTTCAAAGCAGGGCGCCCTGATATATACATCTAGTGTGTATATAAGTAATAAATAAGCCTTGTGTTTGCACAGGGGGTGAATGAGAGCAAGGGGACCCCCTGCTTCCCCACAGGGTAGCTGTGCCTGTTGCCTTCTCCACGGCATGGCTGTCGaagctgggctgcagctccctgggtTCAGGGCTCACTGTGcttctcctctctgctgtttattttcacaagTCCTCTGTGGACGCTCACTCCCTTGCTAGGTCTgctatttcatttcctttccttcagcttttaTCCTGCCTTTAAAACTAACGCCATGTTTTGGTTTTCCGCCGATCAGCCCCACGGGCGACATTTTGAGGCCCGACATGGGCTCTGCTCCTCCATCAGCTGCCCCCACTTCTGCTGCAGAATCCTGGCTCTGCCAGCCACCCTAGTGCGGGAGCAGATGGCGGGGTGAGCAGCTCAGCGGGGTCTGCAAGGACCACCTGCAGTGGGTGTAAGCACAGCCCCAGAAACACGGCTGCGTTCGTGGAAAatgtcagcagctgcagggacagctccCATTGCTCGTGCGTCTGAGAAAACTTGAATGTGGCCTGGGAGGACCAGGACCTTGGGTGAAGGGTGCTGAGGTCCCACGCTCCCACACCAAGGTGTCTCTGGGATGGAGATGCTGCTTTGCACTGTCCATCCCGCTCCctctaataaataaataacatgcaAACAAATGTTCCAAGATGGAGCTGGCTCCTGGCACACAAAGGCTGAGGCTGGCTATCCTGTGAGCCTCAAGTGCCCCTCAGCACCCCACTAGCACCGCTGTGCCAGGACCCCTGTGTCATGGCTGTGACCCACACGGATGGCACAGCAGCAGCGAGGGGGGCAGGTGAAgcgggcaggagctgcagccccactgGCGCCAAAGCAACGGGCTGGTGCAGAAGGTGCCACAGGAAAGCCGATGGGGCAGGGTGGCCATCgctttggctttgttttcactGGCAGCTGTGTTTGTGGCCGCTGATGAAGGGGACACATGGGCTCAGGGAGCAGCAATCAAAGAGGCACTGAGCAGAAGTGCTCAGGAGGACAGAGCTGGGAATGCTGCCACGGCCAACCCACTGCTGGTGTTTGGTGTGGGCACCAGGGACAGTCCCCTTCCAGTGATCAGACCATGTGCCTCACCACAGGGGTTTTGTCTGGCTGGCACAGGGGTGAAGAGCAAGTGGGAAGGGGCTTGTCCACCTCCAAAGCAAGGATGGTGCATGCCAGGGGGGCCCAGGCAGGCAGGGGGGAAACATGGgctgtgcaggagcaggggcactAGGAGCAGAATCTAACATACGACAGCCTAAGGAGGTGGCAAGGCAAGACCAGGACTCTGCCACTGTCTGAGCAGAACCCAGTGACCCCCACACCCTGGTGCCGGTGAGGCCAGTGCACACACCAGGTTTGGCTGTAATCGATGGCGActtcaagcagcagcagtggatAATGCTTAGACCTGGTTCAAAATCTTGTTCTCCAGTTCTCACCCTCTGACAGCTGAGCCCCACACCCTTCACATGGCTGAGGACTCCATTTCAGCTCAGCCCTGGGCCACCCTCCCTTGGGCTGTGATGTAGGCAGGCTTCTCCCCAGCCTGGTCTGCTGGATTGGTGTTGGGCCTATactgcagccccactgcccgCTGCTCCCAGTGGGGCTCCCTTGATGGCTCCATCCCCACTCCATCCCATGGTGCTGTTGATGCACCATCAGTGGCTGCTCACCCTGCTGAAGCCCCACAGATCCTAATGTGGGGACAGCAACAAGAAGCTTCCTGCCCACGAGCAAGCCCTTGGTTATGGGACCTTCATGAAATATGGGGAGACAGCAAAGATGAAGAAGCCTGTTGAAAAGAAGTGAGAAAGAACAGGCAGGGGGCTGAGTGCTTACAGGCTGGTGGGAGGGAAGGACTATTTAAAGACAACATCCTGGCATCCTCCAGCAGATGTATCATAAGCTTTCAAGCGAGGCTTCAGCAAAGGCTAAACAGCAGGGTAAAAAAGGCAGTTATAAACAAAAAGGCATCTTTCAACCCCCTCAGCTACGTCCAagtgagaaaaagcaggagaacCGTAAACTGTGGAAGGTTAAGTGTGAGAACATATGGGAGCAAGCCAAGGAAAAGTCTGAGAAACAGCTTCcaagaaacattaaaagaaaatatcttttcattttaaaaaaagctcTGTCAAACACATCAAGAGCACGAAGGGCACAGGGGAGGGTCAGGAGAGACTCCAGCTtcacaaacaaaactgaaaaaaagaggctCAAAGACCTTAAAACTGTAGCTGGAAGCTAAAGCTCCTGCTATGGCAGGGAGGTGCCAGAGGGAATGCCCTTTCAGTGGAGAAGGGTGCCAGGGGGATTCGAGGAACCATAAAGCTGCAAGTGTGATGCTGTACAGGCACGTAAGCAGCAGCCATATCAGGGAGCCATGGTGGACACATGGACAAATATGGTCTATTGGAGAGGAGTCaaggcagctctggctgcaggaAGAGATTCCTCCAGACTTATTGGTCCTCTCTGAAGAGGCCAGCAAGAACGTGGTTTGGGAAGAGTCAGGGGGTACCAGCCCCTTGGGTCTGCAGGGTCCCTGGATGGGCTCTCCAGaccccaggcagctgcaggggACGAGGTCATCTCATGGATGACAGTGTGGGGAACAGCGTGGGAAAGGTAGCACAAAACACGCAGGGGACATGGTGTGTTTTCCTGCATGGGGATGGCCCTAGGGGAGTGCAGGCTGGGACTGTGCTGTTAAATGTATCACACCACACACAGTGGCCAAGCAGCAGATAATGCACTGGAGTACCCGGGTGCAGCACTTGGGGATCAGttgtgaggagctgcaggagggtcTAGTGAAGCAGCTGTTAAAATGCCTGTAGAGCAATATAAAATTATGCACATGGGATAAACCCAGTCCTAACTCCATGTATAAAAGTATAAAGGAAGCCGACTTCGAGAGTGGGGATTTGAGCATATAATGGAGGTCAATGAAAGCATCAGCTTAGCACCAGTGGAAATAAACCTATTTCAGAATACGAAAGTAGCAGAAGAGTGACAAGAAAGAAGACACCAGAGTCAGATATGTGTGGATCACCCATATCTTGAAGTGCTGCTGAGCCACCCATGGTGCGAGAGGCTGCAGGAGGCCCAGCAAGGTGAGCACGGGGCCAGAAGGACGACCAAAAGGCACGTTTCAAGCAAAGAAATTGTGGCAggcctgtgctgctgtttgtgccTGTGATGGGAATTTGCCTTGTTCTTGAGCAAGCTGCATCAAGTCTCCAGTGACACAGCTTCCACTGATTAATGGGGGCTTCTCCCAAGCTCCCTCCTGAACACTTAACGCCACCCTCACTCTCATCTAAAAACAGTACTAACGCATTTGTAGCTGTAGGAAATCCTCCCTGGGTAATTCAC from Lathamus discolor isolate bLatDis1 chromosome 3, bLatDis1.hap1, whole genome shotgun sequence encodes the following:
- the RGS5 gene encoding regulator of G-protein signaling 5, which gives rise to MCKGLAALPHTCLERAKEIKTKLGTLLQKPDSAIDFIIPYPEKPEKPPKAQKPSLEEALQWRDSLEKLLQNPYGLASFHSFLRSEFSEENVEFWMACEDYKKTKSPMKMGEKAKKIYEEFIQTEAPKEVNIDHFTKAVTMKNLVEPSPSSFDMAQKRIFALMEKDSLPRFVRSEFYQELIK